Proteins encoded within one genomic window of Canis lupus baileyi chromosome 36, mCanLup2.hap1, whole genome shotgun sequence:
- the FZD5 gene encoding frizzled-5 produces MARPDPCAPPSLLLLLLAQLLGRAAAASKAPVCQEITVPMCRGIGYNLTHMPNQFNHDTQDEAGLEVHQFWPLVEIHCSPDLRFFLCSMYTPICLPDYHKPLPPCRSVCERAKAGCSPLMRQYGFAWPERMSCDRLPVLGRDAEVLCMDYNRSEATTAPPRPFPAKPTLPGPAGGPASGAECAAGAPSVCKCREPFVPILKESHPLYNKVRTGQVPNCAVPCYQPSFSPDERTFATFWIGLWSVLCFISTSTTVATFLIDMERFRYPERPIIFLSACYLCVSLGFLVRLVVGHASVACSREHSHIHYETTGPALCTVVFLLVYFFGMASSIWWVILSLTWFLAAGMKWGNEAIAGYAQYFHLAAWLIPSVKSITALALSSVDGDPVAGICYVGNQNLNSLRGFVLGPLVLYLLVGTLFLLAGFVSLFRIRSVIKQGGTKTDKLEKLMIRIGIFTLLYTVPASIVVACYLYEQHYRESWEAALTCACPGPDAGQPRAKPEYWVLMLKYFMCLVVGITSGVWIWSGKTVESWRRFTSRCCCRARRGHKSGGATAAGDYEASAALTGRTGPPGAPPAAAAAAYHKQVSLSHV; encoded by the coding sequence atGGCTCGGCCTGACCCGTGCGCGCCGCcctcgctgctgctgctgctcctggcgCAGCTGTTGGGCCGCGCGGCGGCCGCGTCCAAGGCCCCGGTGTGCCAGGAGATCACGGTGCCCATGTGCCGCGGCATCGGCTACAACCTGACGCACATGCCCAACCAGTTCAACCACGACACGCAGGACGAGGCGGGCCTGGAGGTGCACCAGTTCTGGCCGCTGGTGGAGATCCACTGCTCGCCCGACCtgcgcttcttcctctgctccatgtACACGCCCATCTGCCTGCCCGACTACCACAAGCCGCTGCCGCCCTGCCGCTCGGTGTGCGAGCGCGCCAAGGCCGGCTGCTCGCCGCTCATGCGGCAGTACGGCTTCGCCTGGCCCGAGCGCATGAGCTGCGACCGGCTGCCGGTGCTGGGCCGCGACGCCGAGGTCCTGTGCATGGATTACAACCGCAGCGAGGCCACCACGGCGCCCCCCAGGCCCTTCCCGGCCAAACCCACCCTCCCGGGCCCCGCGGGGGGGCCGGCCTCGGGGGCCGAGTGCGCCGCCGGGGCCCCGTCGGTGTGCAAGTGCCGCGAGCCCTTCGTGCCCATCCTGAAGGAGTCGCACCCGCTCTACAACAAGGTGCGCACGGGCCAGGTGCCCAACTGCGCGGTGCCCTGCTACCAGCCCTCCTTCAGCCCCGACGAGCGCACGTTCGCCACCTTCTGGATCGGCCTGTGGTCCGTGCTGTGCTTCATCTCCACCTCCACCACGGTGGCCACCTTCCTGATCGACATGGAGCGCTTCCGCTACCCCGAGCGCCCCATCATCTTCCTGTCCGCCTGCTACCTGTGCGTGTCGCTGGGCTTCCTGGTGCGCCTGGTGGTGGGCCACGCCAGCGTCGCCTGCAGCCGCGAGCACAGCCACATCCACTACGAGACCACGGGCCCCGCGCTGTGCACCGTCGTCTTCCTGCTGGTCTACTTCTTCGGCATGGCCAGCTCCATCTGGTGGGTCATCCTGTCGCTCACCTGGTTCCTGGCAGCCGGCATGAAGTGGGGCAACGAGGCCATCGCGGGCTATGCGCAGTACTTCCACCTGGCCGCGTGGCTCATCCCCAGCGTCAAGTCCATCACGGCGCTGGCCCTGAGCTCCGTGGACGGGGACCCGGTGGCCGGCATCTGCTACGTGGGCAACCAGAACCTGAACTCGCTGCGCGGCTTCGTGCTGGGCCCGCTGGTGCTCTACCTGCTGGTGGGCACCCTCTTCCTCCTGGCGGGCTTCGTGTCCCTGTTCCGCATCCGCAGCGTCATCAAGCAGGGCGGCACCAAGACGGACAAGCTGGAGAAGCTCATGATCCGCATCGGGATCTTCACGCTGCTCTACACGGTGCCGGCCAGCATCGTGGTGGCCTGCTACCTGTACGAGCAGCACTACCGCGAGAGCTGGGAGGCGGCGCTCACCTGCGCGTGCCCGGGCCCCGACGCCGGCCAGCCGCGCGCCAAGCCCGAGTACTGGGTGCTCATGCTCAAGTACTTCATGTGCCTCGTGGTGGGCATCACGTCGGGCGTCTGGATTTGGTCCGGCAAGACGGTGGAGTCGTGGCGGCGCTTCACCAGCCGCTGCTGCTGCCGCGCGCGGCGGGGCCACAAGAGCGGCGGCGCCACGGCCGCGGGGGACTACGAGGCGAGCGCCGCGCTCACGGGCAGGACCGGGCCGCCGGGCgcccccccggccgccgccgccgccgcctacCACAAGCAGGTGTCCCTGTCGCACGTGTAG